TGAAGGCCCGCTGGATTTGCTCCTCTATCTCATTCGAAAGGAGGAGGTCGACATCTATGAGGTCAACCTCACGCGCCTTGCCACCCAGTTCATCGAGTACATCGACACGATGCGCATGCTCGACCTCGATGTTGCGGGCGAGTTCCTGGTGATGGCCGCGACACTGATGTACATCAAGAGCAAGGAGCTGCTCCCGGTGGAACAACAGGTGCAGACTGAGGGCGAGGACGAGGGAGAGGATCCGCGATGGGAATTGATTCGGCAGCTCGTTGAATACAAAAAGTTTAAAGATGCCGCGGCGCAACTTCAGACACTCGAAAGCCGGCAGGAAAACGTGTTTCCGCGGCGGCCCGGAAAGATTGAGTTTGAGCCTGAACCCGCGCGCGGCAAACCCGAGGTTTCGATCTTTGACCTCGTTAACGCGGTCAATTCCGTCCTCCAGCGAATTTCAAAAAAAGATG
This genomic stretch from Verrucomicrobiia bacterium harbors:
- a CDS encoding segregation/condensation protein A translates to MSEYKVKFEVFEGPLDLLLYLIRKEEVDIYEVNLTRLATQFIEYIDTMRMLDLDVAGEFLVMAATLMYIKSKELLPVEQQVQTEGEDEGEDPRWELIRQLVEYKKFKDAAAQLQTLESRQENVFPRRPGKIEFEPEPARGKPEVSIFDLVNAVNSVLQRISKKDDARDIYEDKWSVSEKIEHVLGMIASRPRLRFSELFADASTRPEVICTFLALLELIRLKQLVCEQAENFGEIEIVRRAPEPQPAEAAAPPAQQEPPSNDSSALPDSGPASFEHNG